In the genome of candidate division WOR-3 bacterium, the window TAACTCCGTATCTTCCCTGAAATTCTGAAGAAGCGCCTCAATCCACTCTTCCGGTATGTTTCAAATCGTGATGGAACATTGGCCAGGGAGTATCTGCCAGAGGGCCTATACCCTGAATCGCATAGAGATAATGATCATCTGACCCGACATAGATCGTGCCGTCGGTACCGATCGCCGGTGAAGAATACACGAAACCGGCTGTTTGGTATGACCATTTCAGTGTGCCATTGGGGTTCATCGCATAGAGATAATGATCATCTGACCCGACGTAGATCGTGCCATCCCCACCGATCGCCGGTGATGAATACACATCATCGCCTGTGTGGCATGACCATTTCGGCGTGCCACTGGGGTTTATCGCATAGAGATAATTATCCAATGACCCGACATAGATCGTGCCGTCTCCACCGATCGCCGGCGAAGAAGTCACACCACCGATTGTTAGGTATGACCATTTCAGAGTGCCATCGGGGTTTATCGCATAGAGACGATTATCAGCTGACCCGACATAGACCGTACCGTCTCCACCGATCGCCGGTGATGAATGCACGCCACCGCCTGTTAGGTATGACCATTTCAGTGTGCCATTGGGGTTTATCGCATAGAGATAATTATCAGCTGACCCGACATAGACCGTACCGTCGGCACCGATCGCCGGTGAAGACAAATACATGATATGGCCTGTTTGGTATGACCATTTCAGTGTGCCATCGGGGTTTATCGCATAGAGATAATTATCCCATGACCCGACATAGATCGTGCCATCCGCACCGATCGCCGGCGATGAAGCCACATCACCGCCTGTTTGGTATGACCATTTCAGAGTGCCATCGGGGTTTATCGCATAGAGACGATTATCAGCTGACCCGACATAGACCGTACCGTCTCCACCGATCGCCGGTGATGAATGCACGCCATCGCCTGCTAGGTATGACCATTTGAAGGTGCCATTGGGGTTTATCGCATAGAGATAATTATCGTATGACCCGACATAGACTGTACCGTCGGCACCGATCGCCGGTGATGAATACACCCAACCGCCTGTTGAGAAACGCCATTTGAGTGTGCCCTCAATGATAACAATCACCGAAATGGTATCCGAAATGCTCTCGTTCTCAGCCGCATCGTAGGCAATGGCATAAATAGTGTGCGATGAGTTATTCTCGAGACCGGTCGTCACCCATGAATATCCATACGGCTCTGCTGTGGAGGTTGACCTTAGGGTATCGTCAATGTAGAACTGAACGCTGTCCACCTCATTATCATCGCTTGCATCGGCAGTAATGTTGACTGTCCCGCTTACCATGGAACCGTCGGTCGGATGGGTGATCTCTATAACCGGCGCTTCACTATCGCCACCGCAACCGATCCACAATAACAGACATACTGTAATCGCTGACAAAACATTCTTCATCTTTCCTCCTCATCTTCTACTGCAAAAATGCACAACAAACA includes:
- a CDS encoding PQQ-binding-like beta-propeller repeat protein, translating into MKNVLSAITVCLLLWIGCGGDSEAPVIEITHPTDGSMVSGTVNITADASDDNEVDSVQFYIDDTLRSTSTAEPYGYSWVTTGLENNSSHTIYAIAYDAAENESISDTISVIVIIEGTLKWRFSTGGWVYSSPAIGADGTVYVGSYDNYLYAINPNGTFKWSYLAGDGVHSSPAIGGDGTVYVGSADNRLYAINPDGTLKWSYQTGGDVASSPAIGADGTIYVGSWDNYLYAINPDGTLKWSYQTGHIMYLSSPAIGADGTVYVGSADNYLYAINPNGTLKWSYLTGGGVHSSPAIGGDGTVYVGSADNRLYAINPDGTLKWSYLTIGGVTSSPAIGGDGTIYVGSLDNYLYAINPSGTPKWSCHTGDDVYSSPAIGGDGTIYVGSDDHYLYAMNPNGTLKWSYQTAGFVYSSPAIGTDGTIYVGSDDHYLYAIQGIGPLADTPWPMFHHDLKHTGRVD